The region AGATCGGTCCGTGCGCGAGATTTTCTATCGGCAGCACGGTGAACGAGAAGCCCGGGCCGAGGGTGATGTTGCGGCCCCAGCGCACGGTGTTGACGCCGGTCATGATCAGGCCCGGAACGGGCAGCGGGACGTGCGAGGCGGCCTTGTTGAGCAACGGCTCGGAGGGTGACCAGATCACCGGCAGCGTCGGGTTCATCGTGACGGGTACCCGCGATGTCCCGCCCTTTCCGTTCGCGACGTCGAGGTAGCGCGGCTCGAGCGCGAGCATCCCGTCGTGGTTGTGGCGGCTGGCCGCGCTCGCGGCGCGAATGACGCCGTACCCCATCGTACCGGCCGGCACTTTCATCCCGGTGTCGAGCACGGTGTCGGCGGTGATGCGGAACCGAAACGGCTCGCCCGCTCGTGCGGTGCCGGAATAGACCTTGTCGACCATCTCCGAGGGCAGCGCGAACGCGCAAATCTTCCCTGCCCGTGCGGGCGGCGGCGCGAGCAGGCCCGCGGCAGCGGCCGCCAGCGTTGCCAGGACGCAAAGGGAGCGAGGGTTCACGCTGCGATCATCCCCAAAAACAAAGGGCACCGTTCGTTCAACGGCGCCCTTTCAACGGAATCCCTGGGACGAGCGGTTCCGGCGGCGTTCAGCCGACTGAACCCTCCATCTCGAGCTTGATCAGGCGGTTCAGCTCGACGGCGTACTCCATCGGGAGCTCCTTGACGAAGAAGTCGAAGAAGCCGTTGACGATCATCGCGGTCGCGTCCGCTTCGCTCAGGCCGCGGCTCATCGCGTAGAAAAGCTGCTCCTCGCCGATCTTCGAGACCGAGGCTTCGTGCTCGACCGTCGAGCGCTGCTCGTCGATCTTCATCGTCGGCTTCGTGTCGCTCGACGACTTGTCGTCCATGATCAGCGCGTCGCACTTCACCCGCGTCTTCGCGCCGGCCGCGCCCGGGTGGATTTCCACCAGACCGCGGTACGTCGTCTTGCCGCCGTGCGCGGTGACCGACTTGTTCGTGACCACCGAGGTCGTGTTCGGCGCAGCGTGGATCACCTTCGCGCCGGCGTCCTGGTGCTGGCCTTCGCCGGCGAACGCCGCGGAAAGGATCTCGCCGCGCGCGCCTTCGCCCATCAGATAGATCGCCGGATACTTCATCGTCAGGCGACTGCCGATGTTGCCGTCGACCCACTCGACGGTCGCGTTGCGCATCGCCTTGGCGCGCTTGGTGACGAGGTTGAAGATGTTGCGGTACCAGTTCTGAATCGTCGTGTAGCGGATCGAGGCACCGTCCATCGCGATCAGCTCGACCACCGCCGAGTGCAGCGACGAGGTGGAGAACTGCGGGGCGGTGCAGCCCTCGATGTAGTGCACCTTCGAGCCTTCGTCGGCGATGATCAGCGTGCGCTCGAACTGGCCCATGTTCTCGGTGTTGATCCGGAAGTAGGCCTGGAGCGGCATCTTCACCTCGACGCCCTTCGGCACGTAGACGAACGAGCCGCCGGACCACACCGCCGAGTTGAGCGCGGCGAACTTGTTGTCTTCGATCGGGATGACGGTCGAGATGTACTTGCGCACGAGGTCGGGGTGCTCGCGCAGCGCGGTGTCCATGTCGCAGAAGAGCACGCCGTCCTTCTCGAGCTCCTCGATGACGGAGTGGTAGACGACCTCGGACTCGTACTGCGCCGAGACGCCGCTGAGGAACTTGCGCTCGGCCTCGGGGATCCCGAGCCGGTCGAAGGTGCGCTTGATGTCCTCCGGGACGTCGTCCCAGCTCTGCTCGGTGCGCTCGCCGGCTTTGACGAAGTAGCGGATGTTGTCGAAGTCGATCTCGTTCAGGAGCGCGGTGTCGCCCCACGTCGGCATCGGCTTGGCCGAGAACACCTCGAAGGCGCGCAGCCGGAACTCGCGCATCCATTCGGGCTCGTTCTTCATCGACGAGATGCGCTCGACGATCTCGCGGTTCAGGCCCTTGTCGGACTTGAAGGCGTAGTTTTCTTCGGGATCGTGGAATCCGTGTCGGTATTCCTGGATCAAGGCATCAGTCGTGGCGGCCATCGGTCTCCCAGCGTACCGGTCCCGGCCGGGACGGTCAAGATAGTGCAGGGGTTTCTGCACTATCCTCCATGACCCATTCCGCCTCCCGAAGGTCGCAGGCGGAGCAGCGAGGCGTCCCCGCCGGCGGTGACCCGCAGCTCGGCGACCGCCTGGTGATCGTTCAGCGCGGGGCCGAGCGCCTGCACCTGATCGCGGTCGGCGTACCAGGCGTCAGGCGTCACCATGAGGGCGCGGCAACCGGGGCATTGACTGGTACCGATCAGGTAGCGCGCTCGCATGACGACCTCGTTGCGGCCGGCATCGGCCGGCGAACGCGCCAAGCGCACGGGACGTGCCGGCTCGTCCGGGCGGCTGACGTCCAGCACGACCCAGACGGGCGCTCCGTTGCGGGCGCGCTCGTCGAAGCCGCGCAGGTCCGGGACCATGCCGCGATAGGTGAACCGGGCGTAGTAGCCGCGGACCGGATTGTACGGGTCGACCGGGTCGACCGCCACGGTGACCTCCCGCCCGGTGGCGCGAATCCAGCTTTCGTGGAGCGGGATCGCCGCGACGAGAACGGCCTGCACGCCGAGCGCCGCGACGACGGCGAGCGCGCTACGCTGCACGAGCCCGCACCGGGCGCGCGTCGCGCTCGAACAGCAGCGCCGCGGCGATGAACGCGATGCCGACCACGACGAACGCGAGCGCTTTCGCGGTCAGGTTCTGGTCGTACTCGGCGAAGCGCAGGAACCCGTCGACCGCGCAGACGGCGGTCCCGCACAGGAACGCGGCGCGGTCCCGCACGTTGATGCCGCGCGCGATCAGCAGTGCCGCCGGAACGAGAACGAGCGCGTTCGCGAGCAGCACGGCAGCCACGGGCGGAAGCGGTCCGACGTGCGGCAAGACGATCGCGAGCGCGACGGCGATTCCGGCCGGAACGAATGGCACGATCTTGCGGCCGTGGACGAGGAAGCTCGCCGCCGCAGCGAGGGCGAGCAGCAGAAACGCGAGCGGTTCGTACGCGCCGCCTCGCGCGAGATCCGTATCGTACGGTGCATATGGTCCCCAGAACGTCGACGGCGCGGCGACGAGTAAGGCGGCGACGATCGCGGCGCCGCGCAGCGTCTTCGAGCGCGAGATGCCGGCAGCCAGCAGCAGCGCCGCCATGATTCCGACGACGAACGTGCGCGAGAGGAACGGCCATTGAAAGACCGCCGGCAGAAGCCCGAGCGCGACCACCGCGAGCGCGAGCTCCCGGAACCACAGCACGCGCAGCCGCACGGTCAGCAACGCGGCGCCGAGCGCGATCACCGCAAGTTGCGCCAACAGCAGCACGCTGAACTGGCCGCTGTTTTGGTCGAAGCTGCGGCCGGTATCGAAGAGGCGCAGCGGCAACGAGAGCGCCGCCGCGGCGAGCGCGACGGTCGCGACCGGAACGCTGCGCAGCGCGAACGCCAGCGGAACGAGCCCGGCCGCGCAGACCGCGTAGATGACCCAGTCGCTCACCGCGACGTTGTACTGCTGCATGCCGAGCGCGAGCGAACCCCCGAAGCCGAGCGCGCCGCAAACGAACGCCGCCTCGGCGAGTGCGCCGCGGTCGCGAGCGCGGAGTGCGAGGCCGGCGCCGTAGGCGGCGATCGTCGCGCCGAACACGATCGCGAACCGCCCGCCGGAGCCCAGCGCGGCCCAGTTCGCCGCGACGAAGCTTATGATGCCGGCGCCGATCGCGACCGCGCCGAGGATCGCGAACGCCGTCGTGACCCAGCCGCGCTGCGGTTCGCCGACGCGGTCGAGCGCGTAGCGCGCGGTCAGCGTCTGCGCGGCGGACTCGCCGATCACGCCGTCGGCTTGCCAAGCCGGAAGCTCGCGCGCGAGCACGCGCCGGAATCCGATCGGAACCTCGTTGCTCATACCGTCAGCATACCGCCTCGCCCGGCGGCCTCATATCGGTAGTTCTACTGATTCGGGCGCGGGGTGGCCGCGGCGTAGCGCAGCGGGATCCCGGCCAGCGCGCCCAGGATCGCTGCCGCCGACGCGCGCTGGCTCGTCGCGCCGGCGGCTTCCGCGAGGACCGCATCCGCGATGGCGGAGGGATCGGCACGTCGCAGCGCGAGCGCCGAGAGCGCGGCTTGGAGCGCCGGCAGGCTGGGATTGAACGCGGCGCATTCGGCGTAACGGCCGCTGACGATCGTCCCGTCGCGCAAGCGCAGCGCGACGCCGGCGTACGCGCGCGTGTACGGCGCGTACGACGCGTTGGCCGCGGCGAGCGCCGCGTCGAGCAACGCGTCTGCCGTCGCGTCGCCCGAACGTTCGTCGGCGCGCAGTCCGTGATCGGCGCGATTCAGCAAGCCGGCTTCGACGCCGAGGTCTCCAGGCCCGAACGGCGCGGGCAGCAGTGCGGCCAGCGTCGCCGCCGTCGCCCGGGGGACGAGGATGCGAAGCGCGCTCGCGCCGTGCAGCTCGTTCACAAATTGACGGCACGCTCCGCACGGTTCCGCGTTCACGGCGAGCGCGTCGATTCCAACTTCGCCGTGCAGCCACGCGTTCGAAACCGCAGCCTGCTCCGCGTGCACGCTGGTGGACAGCGGCAGGCCTGCGAATTCGAGGTTCGCGCCTGCGTACAGCGCGCCGGAGCGTCCGAGCACGACCGCACCGACCTCGAAGCCGGAGACCGGTACGCGCGCGAACGACGTCGCCCACGGGAGCAGCTCGATCATCAGCGCGTCGCGGTCGCCGCCCGCGGCGGCGCCGCGCGCTGCGGCTTCGGGCGCCGCGATCGTCGCGGAATGTGGAGATTTCATCGATGTGCCGCGCCGGCGTCGCGCGCGGCGGTTCGCACGGTGGCGATCACGACGTCGAGGTCCGCTTCGACCGTGCGGTGGTTGACGATGCACGCGCGCAGCGCGCGCTTCCCCGCGACGCGCGTCGTGCTGAGCACGGCGGCGCCGCTCTCCTGAACCGCGATCGCGACCGCCTCGTTCAGCCGGTCCAGCGCCGCCTCGTCGTCGATCTGCGCCGGGTGCGCGCGAAAGCAGACGACGTTCAGCGTGACGGGCGCCAGTAGCTCCAGCTCGTCGCAGTCGCGAACGCGCGCGGCCAGCGTTGTGGCGAGATCGCAGGTGCGCGCGATCGACGCGCCGAGCGCGTCGATGCCGTAGTGCCGCAGCGCGAACCACACCTTGAGCGCGCGAAACTCGCGCGAGAGCTCCAGCCCGTAGTCGGCGTACCACGGCGCGCCGGCCGCGGTGCCGCGCGCCGACCGGCCGAGATACTCGGGCGAGGAGACGAACGCGGCGCGGTGCGCGCGCTCGTCACGAAAGAGCGCGCAGCCAACGGCGTACGGCGCGTGCAGCCACTTGTGCGCGTCGAACGCGAGCGAGTCGGCGCGCTCGATGCCCGCCACGAGGTGCGCGTGCTTGGGGCTCGCGATCGCGAGCGCGCCGAAGGCGCCGTCGACGTGCAGCCACAGCTCGTGCCCGGCGCACAGATCTGCCAGAGCCTCGAGCTGGTCGAACCGGCCGGTGTCGACGCTGCCCGCCGTCGCGACGACCAAGAACGGGCGCTCGCCGGCGGCACGGTCGGCTTCGATGCGCGCGCGCAGCGCGTCCGCGTCGATCCCCGATACGGCGTTCGCGGCGATCAACCGCAGCGCGCCTTCGCCGAGGCCGGCGATGCGCAGCGCTTTCGCCACCGAGTCGTGCACCCCGCGGCCGGCGTACGCGACCAGCTTCGCGCCGGCGATTCCGCGCTCGCGCGCACCGTCCCCGAGCGCAGCGTCGCGCGCCGCGACGACGGCGAGCAGGTTTCCCATCGACGTTCCGCTGGTCAGAATGCCACTGGCGCCCGGCGGAAACCCGAACAGCTCCGCGAACCACGCCACGACTTCGCGCTCGACGTACACCGCGGCGTGCTCGCGCCCGCCGACGTTCGCGTTCATCCCGGCGGCGAGCAGCTCGGCGAGTACGCCCGGCGCGTTCCCCGCGCCGTGCACCCAGCCGAAGAAACGCGGGTGGCGGTTGCCGGTCGGATACGGCCGGATTAGCTCGCCGAACCGCGCGAGCGTCGTCTCGAGCGGCTCGCCGCCGCGCGGCAGCGGCTCGCGCAGCGCCGCTTTGACACGCTGCGGAACCGGGCGCCATGCGGGCTTTTCGCGCACGCCGGCCAGATCGTCGACCACGCCGTCGACGGCGTCGTGCAGCAGCCGCCGGAAGCGCTCCCAATCCGCGGGGTCGAGCGACGTCTCGCTCACCGCGCGTCCCGCGCCGGTTGCGCCGCGATGCGGCGGCGCACCATCGCGTCGAGCGCGTCGAGAATGCGCGGCACGTAACGGTGCTTGTAGCCGTAGAGCTGC is a window of Candidatus Eremiobacterota bacterium DNA encoding:
- a CDS encoding GDYXXLXY domain-containing protein; its protein translation is MQRSALAVVAALGVQAVLVAAIPLHESWIRATGREVTVAVDPVDPYNPVRGYYARFTYRGMVPDLRGFDERARNGAPVWVVLDVSRPDEPARPVRLARSPADAGRNEVVMRARYLIGTSQCPGCRALMVTPDAWYADRDQVQALGPALNDHQAVAELRVTAGGDASLLRLRPSGGGMGHGG
- the cdd gene encoding cytidine deaminase — protein: MKSPHSATIAAPEAAARGAAAGGDRDALMIELLPWATSFARVPVSGFEVGAVVLGRSGALYAGANLEFAGLPLSTSVHAEQAAVSNAWLHGEVGIDALAVNAEPCGACRQFVNELHGASALRILVPRATAATLAALLPAPFGPGDLGVEAGLLNRADHGLRADERSGDATADALLDAALAAANASYAPYTRAYAGVALRLRDGTIVSGRYAECAAFNPSLPALQAALSALALRRADPSAIADAVLAEAAGATSQRASAAAILGALAGIPLRYAAATPRPNQ
- the sufB gene encoding Fe-S cluster assembly protein SufB: MAATTDALIQEYRHGFHDPEENYAFKSDKGLNREIVERISSMKNEPEWMREFRLRAFEVFSAKPMPTWGDTALLNEIDFDNIRYFVKAGERTEQSWDDVPEDIKRTFDRLGIPEAERKFLSGVSAQYESEVVYHSVIEELEKDGVLFCDMDTALREHPDLVRKYISTVIPIEDNKFAALNSAVWSGGSFVYVPKGVEVKMPLQAYFRINTENMGQFERTLIIADEGSKVHYIEGCTAPQFSTSSLHSAVVELIAMDGASIRYTTIQNWYRNIFNLVTKRAKAMRNATVEWVDGNIGSRLTMKYPAIYLMGEGARGEILSAAFAGEGQHQDAGAKVIHAAPNTTSVVTNKSVTAHGGKTTYRGLVEIHPGAAGAKTRVKCDALIMDDKSSSDTKPTMKIDEQRSTVEHEASVSKIGEEQLFYAMSRGLSEADATAMIVNGFFDFFVKELPMEYAVELNRLIKLEMEGSVG
- a CDS encoding aminotransferase class V-fold PLP-dependent enzyme is translated as MSETSLDPADWERFRRLLHDAVDGVVDDLAGVREKPAWRPVPQRVKAALREPLPRGGEPLETTLARFGELIRPYPTGNRHPRFFGWVHGAGNAPGVLAELLAAGMNANVGGREHAAVYVEREVVAWFAELFGFPPGASGILTSGTSMGNLLAVVAARDAALGDGARERGIAGAKLVAYAGRGVHDSVAKALRIAGLGEGALRLIAANAVSGIDADALRARIEADRAAGERPFLVVATAGSVDTGRFDQLEALADLCAGHELWLHVDGAFGALAIASPKHAHLVAGIERADSLAFDAHKWLHAPYAVGCALFRDERAHRAAFVSSPEYLGRSARGTAAGAPWYADYGLELSREFRALKVWFALRHYGIDALGASIARTCDLATTLAARVRDCDELELLAPVTLNVVCFRAHPAQIDDEAALDRLNEAVAIAVQESGAAVLSTTRVAGKRALRACIVNHRTVEADLDVVIATVRTAARDAGAAHR
- a CDS encoding DUF2157 domain-containing protein, giving the protein MSNEVPIGFRRVLARELPAWQADGVIGESAAQTLTARYALDRVGEPQRGWVTTAFAILGAVAIGAGIISFVAANWAALGSGGRFAIVFGATIAAYGAGLALRARDRGALAEAAFVCGALGFGGSLALGMQQYNVAVSDWVIYAVCAAGLVPLAFALRSVPVATVALAAAALSLPLRLFDTGRSFDQNSGQFSVLLLAQLAVIALGAALLTVRLRVLWFRELALAVVALGLLPAVFQWPFLSRTFVVGIMAALLLAAGISRSKTLRGAAIVAALLVAAPSTFWGPYAPYDTDLARGGAYEPLAFLLLALAAAASFLVHGRKIVPFVPAGIAVALAIVLPHVGPLPPVAAVLLANALVLVPAALLIARGINVRDRAAFLCGTAVCAVDGFLRFAEYDQNLTAKALAFVVVGIAFIAAALLFERDARPVRARAA